One Deinococcus humi genomic window, CGCAGGCCCTGATCCGCCGCCTGGTGGCCGAGCATGCCGAGGGGGCGCTGGAAGCCCACGACCTGCGCACCCGTCACGCGGGCCGCCTGACCTTTATCGACTTCCACCTGGTGGTGCCGGAACACTTCACGGTGGGTCAGGCCCACGCGATCTGTGACCGGCTGGAAGCGGTCATCGAGCGGGAGGTGCCCGACAGTGAGATCACCATTCACGTCGAGCCGGAGGGGGCGGCCAAGCACCGTGGGGTCCTTGTTCTCTGATGCGCTGGGTTTTGTCCGGCAGAGGGCAGCTCCTGCTGGCGCTCCTCACAGGCATTGGCCTTTTGGTCGCCTTTCTGCCCTCACCGCTGGGCTGGCTCGCGCCATTTCCCCTGGCCTGGCTGTTCCGGGCCGCGGCCCAGGCCGGGCCGGGCCTTCCGCCTGACCTTCGCTTTCGCTCTGGGATTTTTCGGAACGCTGCTGCTGTGGCTGCCCGGCAGCTTGACGCCCCTGTTCGGACCGGGTGTGGCGGCGCTGTACCCCGTTCTGGTGGCGGGGCTGGCCGTGATGTGGGCCGCAACGGCCGCCCTCACGCGCCGCATCATGGGACCAGCCACCCTCTGGGCCCTGCCCTTCGCGTGGGTCCTGCTGGACACGGCGCGGAGTCTGGGGCCGTTCGGATTCACCTGGGGCAGCCTGGGGTACGCCTTCGCGTCCACCCCGCTCGTGCAGCTCGCGGACCTGGGCGGCGTGTCGCTGGTGGGATTGCTCGTCGCGCTGACGGGGGCGGCCCTCGCCGACCGTCGCCCACGGGTCCTGCTGGGTGTGGCGGCGCTGCTGTCCCTGGGGATGGTGTACGGCCTCACCCGGCCACCGGACCTGCCCACCACCGAGCGGGCCCTCCTGGTTCAAGGCAACGTCGATCCGCGGGCCAAGGTCCAGGGACGTACGGGGGATGAACTGGAACGCTACCTGGCGCTGATCCGGGCGGGTCTGGCCACGGGTCCGGCAGGGCTGGTGGTGTGGCCCGAGACGGCTGCCCCGGCCGCCCCCACCTTCCCAGCGGTGGCCCGCGCGCTGACGGCGCTGAAGGTGCCGCTCCTGCTGGGCGCCCCGACCGAGGATGGTGGGTACCGCAACAGCGTGTATGCCTTTGAGCAAGGCCAGGTGACCGGCCGGCAGGACAAGGTGCGGCTGGTTCCATTTGGGGAGTTCTTCCCAGGCCGGGTGATGTTTGACGGCGCCTACCGGGCGGTGTTCCGCGCGCTGGGCCTGCCCCCATTGACGGGCGCCGTGCCCGGCCGCGCCCTGACACCGCTGCCCGTTGGTGACACCTGGGTGGGGACACTGATCTGCTACGAGTCGACCTTCCCAGCCTTCGCGCGCGCCCAGGTGAGGCAGGGCGCGCAGGTCCTGGCCGTGGTGTCGAACGACGCCTGGTTCGGGCCGTCCGTGGGCGCCGAGCAACACTTCCAGATGGGGCGGGTGCGGGCCATCGAGCCCCGGCGCTGGCTCCTGCGGGCGGGCAACGACGGGGTCACGGCGGTGGTCGCGCCCTCCGGACAGGTCACGGCCCGGCTACCGCGGGGGTCGCGGCGGTGCTGTCCGCATCCTTCGCAAAGGCCGGAACCTGGACACCGTACGTCCAGTGGGGCGAGTGGACCACGGCGCTGAGCGCGCTGGTGCTGCTGGGGATGGGCACGTGCAGGTTCAGAGCCAAGCGGCAGGCCTAGCGCTGGCCCCCCTCCGAGGTCTGGCGGGTCTCCAACGGGGCTTCCCTGGAACAGAGGCTGAACACTGTCTCCCCACGCTGCCAAATTTCTGTCCACCTGTTCAAAGAATCATCTCATCGGACGATGCCTCAGCTCTCCCCCTTCGCCAACAGATCCTGCGCTTGAGGAGGTGAGGGTGGAGCGCTGCCTGCCCCGGACCGGAGACTTGTCACGGCGCCTGGGGTCAGGCATCCACCTGTCGCACGACAATTTTCTCTCCAGGCCCCGCCGTACTGGCGGTGATGGAGTTGCTGGGATGACGTCACAAGAGCTGCGGGCGGGTCTCGCCGCTCACGACCCTGGGGCCCCCGACGACCGATTGCAGCAGGCGCAGGCGCCGCTCACGACATTCGCCTGCCTTTGCTCCCTTCCTCAAAGGGTGAAACTCCTTCACTAGGTCTTCACCTGACCCCATTAGGGTGGGTGGAATGAGGCGATGGTCCATATTGATGCTGGTGGCGCTCGCGCTGCCGGGTGGGAGCGAGGCTGCCACCGTTCAGGTGCGCTCAGGCGACACCTTATCTGTGCTGGCCCTGCGCCACAAAACCAGCGTGAGCGCCCTGCTGAACGCCAATCCGGGCATCCGGCCCAGGGAACTGAGGATCGGGCAGGTGCTGCAACTCCCCAGTCCACCGATCCGGTCCCGCGGTGGGATCACCGTGCGGTCCGCCTCCACGGGTGGGCCGGCGGCGCTGCCCCTTCAGGGCCGGTTAACCACGCCCTTTAGTGCGGCTCACGGCGGTCTGGATCTGGCCGCCCCTCGCGGCACGCCGATCCGCTCGGTGATGGCGGGAACGGTCAGAGAAGCGGCCTTCGATGTTCGCAACGGTTGGGGCTGGACCGTGGTGATTGATCATGGTGGCGGGTACACGACGCGCTACAGCCACAACAGTGTCAACCTGGTGACTCCAGGACAGCGGGTGAGTGCTGGACAGACGATTGCCAGGGTGGGCAGCACTGGGAACAGCACGGGGCCACATGTGGATTTCCGCCTGGCCCAGGCGGGACGCCCCGTCAATCCCGAGCTCCTTTTTTAGCCGCCTGCCGACGCCGCCCCGTGGCCTGATGACCGTAGGGACATTTCAACTCAATATCTAAGCAGTTATGCAGGTATGGTGCTGAGGTGACCCAATTTCTCGTGAGGGTAGGACTGGAGGCCACACTCCCGGGTGTTTCGGGTGTGGCCCTGCTGCTCAAAAGCGGGACGGTTCAGGCCAGGCCTGAATCGCCCAGCGGGATCATTCCCGGTCTTCTGCACCGGGGGTTCACTCGAAACACCGGCATGGCCTGGAGCCTGCCGGGCAACCGCACCCAGCCGGGGGCCGCGCCTGCTGAATGGGTCCATCCCCCGGGCCTCGATCAAGGAGAACCATGAACTATTTCCTGCCACTGCTGCTGCTGGGCCTCGTGGCCTGCAACAACGCCCCTGACACCATCGAGGGCGTTCAGACCTTTGCCTACGAGGGCGGAGACCACAAGGAGGGGCGCATCGAGTACAAGGAAGCGTTGCCCGTGGGTGGCAGTCACAATCCCGGCTGGCAGAACTGCGGCGAGTACACCCAGCCGCTGTACAACGAGTATGCGGTTCATAGCCTGGAACACGGCGCGGTGTGGATCACCTACCAGCCTGACCTGCCCACAGCACAGCTCGAAGCCTTGAGGCAGGCCGCGGCAGGCCGCACCCACATGCTGCTGTCGCCCAGGACCGATCAGTCCGCGCCCATCGTCCTGACGGCCTGGAACGCCCAGCTCGAGCTCCAGCAAGCGAACGATGCCCGCCTCAAGACGTTCATTCAGAAGTATGAGCAGGGGGGGAGCGCCCCGGAAATCGGCGCGTCGTGCAGCAACGCATACAACGGCACGCAGTGAGGCTGAGCTGGCCCACGCTGGTGGGTGTGTCGCTCCTGGGGCTGGGCGTGGGCGGCGCCATCACCTGGGCCGGCACCCGTCCCCCGGCCGAGGGCAGCCCCGAAGTGCGCTTTGCCCGTGACATGAGCGCGCACCACGCCCAGGCGGTGGACATGAGCGTCACGCTGCTCAAGCGGGCCAACGACCGCGCCGTCCGCGTGCTGGCCCAGGACGTCGCCTTGACCCAGCAGGCCCAGATCGGTCAGATGAGCGGCTGGCTGATGGCCTGGAACCGCCCGCTGTCCGGGCTGAACGCGCCGATGGCCGGGATGAACCGGGAGGCAATGGGCATAGCGTCCGTCTCAGATGTGCGACAACTCGAGGACCTGTCCCCCGCCGTGGCCGAGAGCCGGTACCTGGTGTTGATGCGTAAACACCATCTGGGCGGCGTGGCCATGGCAAAGTCAGCCCTGAACACGGTCAGGGCGGAGCCGGTTCGCGCCTTTGCCCAGCGGGTGGTGGTCTCGCAGACCGCTGAAATCAATGCCATTGACGCCCTGCTCGAGCAGCGCGCGCTGACCCCCCCAGCCGATACACCTGGGACCATGGATGAGATGAACCATGATCAGTGAGGCTCGGCTGACGCCGCGTGACCTGCCCCAGCGGCAGGCGCTCTGGAGGACCTTCGCGCTGCATGTTTCCATCAGGTTATGGGTGACCCACGCGCTCGCAGCTGCAGATCCGTTTCTGGCAAAGGAAACTGAAGACTGATGATCGAGATTTCATGCGCCGGGGCTGATCTGTCCAACACCTGTCATGCGCAGCAAGGCTGCCAATGACCCAGTTTTCCGAGCCTGTCGGCCCCTCGGCTCCCTCACGTTCCTGGAAACAGTCATTGACCCTGGCCGTGCTGGTGCTCTGCGGCCTGCTTGGTGGCGTGCTGGCGTACAGTAAACTCCGCAATCCAGCGAACTTTTTTGGCACCTCTTATCCACCGCAACTGGCTGCCCCGCCCCTCTCTGGGATTGGAGAGGATGGACAGGCGCTGGCCCTGAGTGATTTCAGGGGACAGACGGTGGCTGTTTTCTTTGGCTTTCTCAACTGTCCGAATATTTGTCCCACCACGCTCGCCGCGCTGGAACGGGTCAGGCAGGCCCTGCCCGTCCGGCAGCGTGAACAGTTCGCCACCCTCCTGGTCTCGGTTGATCCCAAACGGGACACGGTGGCGAAGGTACGAGAGTATGTACGCTTTTTCAGCCCCTCAGCCCATGGCATGGTGATCCCTCAGCCCCAGCTCACCCAGGCGGCGGCCAGCTGGGGCGTGGGGTATCAATACACCGAAGTCAAGGGCCCACTGGATTACCAGGTGAATCACACCACGGGTATTTATCTCGTCGACCAGTTCGGCATGCGGCGTGTGGTCTGGGATTACACCCAACTCAACGAACTGGACCGGATGGTGTCCGATATCCGCAAGGTGATGCGGTGAATCCGGCAGGTTGCTCCGCTTGCCATGGCGTTCAGCGGACGGTGTCAGCCCATCAAGGCGGCGGCTCCGCTCATCTGGAGCCAACATGAAGCCGCAGACTGCTGATTCAGAAGGCTCCATCCACAGGCGCGGCCAGCTTCACGCCCGTGGTTTGATCCTGGGTGCGCTGGCAAGGGCGGGGGCGGCCCTGCTCGGATCCCTCTGGCGCACCCCGCCAACGTCGTGTGACCCGGCCCTCATCCCGTTCAGCCTGAAGACAGGCAGTGTCAATCGGCCAGGCCGCGCCCTGCAGAAGGTCAGCCGGGGCAAGCTGTCTGGAGGCCGCTTGCCCAAGCGGGCCCATGGGAAACCCTCCCAGCGTGACCAGGTGCACTCCCCACGCTTCCAGGGTTGGCGGTGCTCGTGACGGCGGCACAGCGGCAGAACGGGTACACTCCGGAAATGAGAATGCCGTCTCAAGAAGACCTGTGTGAGGTGCCCTGTGTGCACCCAGAAGCGGTTCAAGAAGCGCGGAGCGCCCTGCCGGACTCGAACTGCGTTGAGCGTGCCACGGCTTTTCTGAAACTGGTGGGCGATCCCACGCGGCTGAGGCTTCTGAGCGCCCTCAAGACGCGCGAGCTGTGTGTGTGCGACCTCGCGGCGGTGGTAGGACTGAGCGAGAGTGCCGTGAGCCACCAATTGCGGCTGCTGCGGGCTGGACGGGTGGTGACCTTTCGCAAAGCTGGACGGATCGCGTATTACCGGCTGCTCGATCACCACGTGACGGTCCTGATCAAGAGTGCGCTGGAGCATGCGGCAGAGTAAACGGCGTGCGCTTGGGAAGTGGCTGGGCCTGGCGCTGGCACTGCTGGGCCTGGGCATCTGGCTGGCCCGTGAGGTCCAGGCCAGGGGGCCGCTGTACTGCTTTGAGCGGCCTGGGACGGTCTGGAATGGGGTGGCCCCATTGCCCGCTGGCTTTCAGCGGGAGTGCCCCCAAAGCCGCAGCTACCGCGCCGAAGTCCGGAGCGGTCAGAGCCGCGTCGAACAGTATCGCGTTCCCGGCTGGCAGCCGCGCGTCCTGATTCCTGCCCTGAAACAGGGGGGCTACCTTCAGATCACTGATGAACCCATCGGACCGGGCAATTACTCGGCGTTCCTGGGCCGCGCGGGCGTGCCAGAGGTGCAGTACCTCGCCAGTCTGCAGGGCGACACCACCCTGATCACCTTGAGTGGGCGGCCGTGAAGCACTGTGACTGGAGTGCCCAGCTGTTGATTGGACTGTATGCCCTGAAACCCAAACGGAAGGATTCAACGTAAGCTTGGTGGCTTGGGGGCGTGCGAACCAGCTTTTACGTCCGATCCAACACACAACGGCGTCAGATCCCCTGGAGTTCAGAATTTGACCATAAATGCTGTGAAGTACATCAGCGCTACACCTGCCGTGAAGCCGCCGAAGTTTGACCAGCCTGCCACTGGCAGTCCCAACCTCGCGGTGTTGCGAACGACCAACTGACCTACTTCCCAAACGACCTGGACGATAGCTCCAAGGCCAATCGCCAGAAACACGGTCGACAGCACTGGATTGAAGGCAAAACCCCCAATCCAGGTGCCCAGGATGGCCGGGCCGCCCGCGATCAAGGCAAGCAGAAAAAATTGCTTCAGGCCCGGATTGCGCTTGACCAAGGGGGCCACAATGCCTATCCCTTCCGTGATGTTGTGCAAGGTAAATCCGAGGATCAAGAAGGTGCCCAGTGCGCCTTCGCCCATGGCAAAGGCTGCGCCGATGGCCAGTCCCTCACCGAGGTTGTGCAGGCCGATGCCAGTCGCAATCCGGTAGGAGAGGCCCAGCGGTTGCTCGTCGGCATTGCGTTTGCCACTGATGGCCAGCAGCACACCCACAGTCAGCACGGCAATCAGCGTAATCGCAGGGGTCCCTTGCCAGAAGGCCGGTAGGCCAACCGCAAATTCCTGGGCGTCCAGCCAGGTCCCAATGGCAAGGTAGACCAGCAGGCCCACCGTCAGCGAGAGGATAAAGTTCATGGCCCGGCCACTCAGACGGCGCATCCACGGATACCACAGCATCCCCAGCAGCACGGGCACCAGACCGACGTACAGACCCACCAACCCGAAGCGGGCGAACAGGCTCCCGCTGAGTTGCGGTGTCAAGGTCGCGACAGGGATAGTGGCCGTAAATGTGGCGCCAAGAGTGCTGAGCAGGGTGATGGAATGCGCCTCGCCCTCGACCCACGGGTATGGAATGGTGATGGTGGTGGAGCCGAGCCGCGGGATGGGCCCAGGAGGATCGGCTGTAAAGTTCCAGAACGCGTCGTCAACCATCACCTGCGGAATGGTCATGGTCTGCGGACTGTCGTTCACAACCTGCATGGTGATGACGCCGCGCTCCGGAAGGGTAATGCGGCCAATGTTGAGCTGTTCTACAGGCAGGCCGCTCAATCCTTTCAGGCCGCCGCCAGTTGCGACAAGGTAAGCAAGGACAGCCCCGAGCAGCAATACAGGTAGGATGGCCAGTCCCCACAGGCTGCTGGCGGTACCGGTTTTCGCAGGATTGGGAACGTTCGTGCTCACGCGCCCTGCCCCTTGACAGTACTGCCCTGCGTCGCGCGGCGATCCCACGCAGCATCCAGTCCTGCGTCCTTCAAAGCGGCGGCGTAATTGGCGCTTTCCACGACATTGAAAAGACCCATCCAGCCCAACTCTGTGAACTCGCTGATGTGGGGGTGAAACATGAACTGGCCTGTAAACCGATAGCGGAATTCCAGAATGCCGCGCTGGCCCTGACCCTGCGTGATGGTGTCCACGATGCGGCTGGTGGGCTCAAGAGTCGTACCAGTGTCGTAGTAGTTGAAAAAATTGGCATGCAGGTGGAAACCGTTAATCAGGTCGAATTCCAAAATATTGATCAGGTAGAGGCGGATCAGTTCACCTTTCTTGACCGGAATAGGCCGCCGCGCAAACTCAAAGCCTACGGTGTTCACCGCGTAAATCTCGTTGGCTCCGTCGAAATTGGTATCGAAGGCGTTCTGGAGCATCATGAACTCGCGGGCGGGGGGCCGTCCGCCTCTGGGATCGACGATAAAAGCCCCGTACATGCCCTTGTGAATGTGGCGCTTGAGGCTGGTGGCGTGGCAGTGGTAGAGATGGCAGCCAAACGGCTCGGCGTCGAACTCGTAGACAAAGCTCGCACCGGGTTGAATCTCACCGGGACCCGCACCGGGCACACCGTCCATCTCAGCAGCATGCACGCCGTGAAAGTGAATGGTGTGCGGGTGCGAAGTGTGGTTGAAAAAGGTGATGCGCAGCCGGTCACCTTCGGTGCAGCGCAGGGTCGGCCCGGGTACCCGCCCGTTGTAGGTCCAGGCCGGAAAGAACACGCCGGGGGCAATCTCAATTTCTTTTTCCTGTGCCGTAATGGTGTAGTCGCGCAGGGTCTGGCCGTTCGGAAGTCGGCTGACCTTGCCTCCGTCCCAGTCGGTCAGCAGCTGCATGGGGTCGAAGCCGTTGCGGACATGATCCACCGTGCCGACCAGCAGGTTGCCACCGTGTTCGCCGTGGCCTTTGGGGGATGTGGCAGGAGGGGGCATCTTCGTGTGATCCATCGCGGCAGCGGGAGGCACTTGGCCCACCGCCTGTGCACCCACCAAAGCCGCGGCGCTCCCTGCCCCCGCGCGCAGCACGTCCCGGCGCGAGAGCAAAGACTGAAGCCAACGGCTCATAGAACACTCCAAAAACGAGAGTGAGAGGACGACATGCTTTATATTAGACATACCTAAAAAAAAGTCAAGCAGGCCTGCCCTCCTGATTCGCTTGCTGCCTTAAAATTCGGGGTGTGCACCTCATGACATTAAGGATCATGTTTTTATCCTTCCTCGTTGATCTGTGCTATTGATTTTAGGAAGAGCTAAAATGGAGGAATGACCGCTCGTCCCTTCTCACCCGCCATCGAGGACTATCTCAAACAGCTGTACCTGCTGGGGGGAAGCGGCACGGTCAACACCCAGGCCATCGCAGACGCACTGAACGTCAATCCCGCCAGCGTAACCGGCATGCTGCGCCGCTTAACTGCCCTCGGGCTGGTGGAGCATACGGCCTACAAAGGCGCGACGCTGACCGCTGCGGGCCAGACCGTGGCCCTGGAAGTTCTGCGTCACCACCGCTTGCTTGAACTCTACCTGTACCAGGCGCTGGGGTATCCCCTGGACGAAGTTCATGCTGAAGCCGAGCGCTTAGAGCACGTCATCAGCGAAAGGTTGGAAGCGCGTCTGGCGGCCTGGTTGGGTGAGCCCAGCTTCGACCCGCATGGAGATCCCATCCCAGCGCTGGACGGTTCTGTGCCGGTGCGGCACGAAGTCTGTTTAACAGATTTGCCGACCGGGACGGCCGCGCAGATCGTGCGGGTGCCGGGGAAGACCGATCTCCTCAAGGCCCTGATGAATCGGGGCCTCACGCCCGGAGTCACCGTCTTGCTGGTCTCGCGCGATGACGCGCTCAGGACGGTGACCCTCCAGTCCCTCGAGAGTGGAGAACACCTGATTCTCGCCTTGTCCGTCGCCCAACACCTGCGGGTCGGCGCGCCGGTGTCTGCGTGAGGAGCGTCCCCACCCCAACCAATCTCGATGAGCGGCTCAACGCGGAAGCGGTGGCCATCTTGACCAACAAGTCCAAACGGCGCGGCCTCGCGCGGCTCACGCCCTTCTTGGGCCCCGCGTTTATTGCGTCCGTCGCGTACATGGATCCTGGCAATTTTGCCACCAACATTCAAGGCGGCGCGCAGTTCGGTTACCTGCTGTTGTGGGTCATCTTGGGGGCCAGCCTGATGGCCATGTTGATTCAAAACCTTAGTGCCAATCTGGGCATCGCCACTGGGAAAAACCTGCCAGAGATGATCCGCGAGCGCTGGCCCCGGTTGGCCTGGCCCTACTGGGTGCAGGCCGAGCTCGTGGCGATGGCCACCGATCTCGCCGAATTTCTGGGCGCATCGCTGGCCTTTCAACTGCTCTTCGGCATTCCACTGCTCTGGGGCGCCGTGCTCACCGCCATCGTCACCTTCAGCCTGCTGACACTTCAGAAACGCGGGTTCCGTCCCATTGAGATCGCTATTACGGGGTTTGTGTTCGTGATTGCGGTGGCCTATCTCGTCCAGATTGTGCTGAGCCGTCCCAGCCTGAGTGCCCTAGGCGGCTTCATCCCCCGGTTTGAGGGGCCGGACAGCCTGTACCTGGCTGTGGGGATCATTGGCGCGACCGTGATGCCGCACGTAATCTACCTGCACAGCGCCCTGACACAGAACCGCATTCCAGCCACGACACAGGCCGAAAAACGGCAGGTGGCCCGGATGTCGCGCACCGACATTTTTGTGGCCATGGGCTTGGCGGCACTGATCAACCTGAGCATGCTGGCTGCTGCCGCCGCGGCCTTCTATACGACGGGCAATTCGGACGTGGCCGACCTGACGGTGGCCTACCGGACCTTGACACCGCTGCTTGGCGGCGCGGCGGCCATTGCGTTTGCGCTGGCGCTGCTGGCTTCAGGGTTGTCCAGCAGCACCGTGGGCACCATGGCAGGTCAAGTGGTCATGCAGGGCTTCGTGCGCTTCAGCATCCCGGTGTGGCTGCGGCGCACCATCACGATGCTTCCCGCGTTCGCCGTGATTTTGATGGGTCTCGATCCGACCAGTACGCTGATCCTGTCGCAGGTGGTCCTCAGCTTCGGCATTCCCTTCGCGCTGGTGCCGCTCCTGGTCTTCACGGGACGCCGCGAAGTCATGGGCGAACTGACCAGCAGCCGCACCGTGCAGGTCTTGGGCTGGCTGATTGCCGCCCTGATCATTGGTTTGAACGCCTACCTGCTCATCCAGACCTTTGCGGGAGGATGACTTCTAGCCCTAAGAACCAATGCAGTGCCTGCTCAGCCAGAGTCCCACTGGGAATCTGGAGCCTTGGGCTTCAACTCAGCACCGACGTTTCTTCAAGCGCGTTTTGCAATTCATTCGGATAGCGCTGTGTCAATCCTCGAGTCGTGAAGGTGCAGAGTCAGATTCCTGCTGAAGGGGTCACACTAGAGTTGGAGCAGAAGTTCCCGCTAAGCCAAGGCTCAGGCTGGTGCGGAGGGATCCAGCCCACGGTGCTCTGCCCGCGAAGTTGCGACACTCGGGGAGTGACCCCTCAGCCCGCTCCGCTCCCTATCGGACACCTGGCCACCGAGACCAGTGAACGGGTCAAGACCTTGCGCTACTGGACCGACCTCGGCCTCCTCCAACATGACCGCAAAGCCAGCGGCCACCGGCTGTATCCCGCCGATAGTGCCGAGCGCGTGCAGTTCATCCGTTCCGCCCAGCACGTCGGCTTGACCCTCGGCGAGATCGCCCGCATCCTTGGCCTCCGTGCGGAGGGTCACAAGCCCTGCGCGGAGGTCCGTGACGAATTGCAGGGGCATCTCCGGGCCGTCCGCCAGCAGCTGGCACAGCTTCAGGCGTTGGAAGCCGAACTCGCCGGGCGGCTGGCCTACGCCCACGCTCATCCCGATCCCGAGTGTGAAACCGCAGGCTGCGTGTACCTGAACCTGCCTGCCCCTTGACTCTCCCCCCCAGGGGAGACTTTAGCCTTGGGCATGGAAGACCCCTGCTGCGTCCCCAACGCCCAGGGGCAGGACGTCACGTCCTGCCCGGTCAGTGGCACCCGCGGAAAGGGCGTGCCGCTGATCACCCTCAAGGCCCTCCTGACCCCACCCGCACTGGCCCGGCTGGCGCCAGAGGACGCCTTCCGGTTCTGCCCGGACCCCACCTGCGATGTGGTGTACTTCAGTCCCACCCAGACCTACCGCAGGACGGACCTCAAGGTGCCGGTCTTCCAGAAGGAGCAGGTCCCTGAAGTGCCCGTCTGCTACTGCTTTGCACACACCCGTGCCGACCTCAGCCAGGTGGCCGCCTCAGACACAGGCCAGGCCCTGGAAGCGTCCATTCGCGGACATATCCGGGCTGGACGCTGCGGTTGTGAGGTCAACAACCCGCAGGGCAGTTGCTGCCTGGGAAACGTCGTGACCGTGCTGCGGTCCCTCGGCAGCCAGGAGCAGGCATGACGCGCTACGACGCGCCACGACGCCGTGGTGATCGGCGGGGGAATGGCGAGAGCGGGAACACGGCCGCGTCAGCGCGTAGAGTCACGACGGCATCAGCCCAGCAGTTCAGTCAGCGTCTCCTCGGCGGCGCGGTCTTCCTCAGCCTGACGGTGTCCTTCCATAGCTTCAGCATCATGCTCGCGCAACTTGACCCGGCTGGTCTTGCCCCGCAGCACCTCCAGCGTATAGTCGCCTGCCCCAAACAGCGTGCCGTCCAACGTGTCCGGCAAGGCGATGCGCACCTCATGCGTCTCGGGGTCATAGCGCACCCTGACGGTGGTCCGGGCGTGGCGCTCCTTCATGGCTTCGAGCCTCTTGGGGGCCGTGTTCATGAACGTCCCTCGGCGGCGGCCGCTGTCCTTGAGCGGCACCAGCTCGCCCGCAGCAGGCAGCCCCACGTCATGCTTGGTGTTGAGGTACCCGGCCAAATTGGCGCGTGCCCGCACCTCGCCGTGGGTCAGGATCACCTTGCCCGGCGCGTAGCGCGCGATCATCCCCAGCAACCCGCCCCGGTCTGCGTGTGCCGACAGATAGAAGCGCTCGACGCGCGAGTACGCCGACACCGGCTCCAGGCCCTCTCCACGGGCTGCGGGCAGCATCACCTCCCCACCCTGCTGCAGTTCGAGCAGGCGTCTCCCTGGGCTCTCGGCGTCCTGATAGCCCACCACGAACAGCGCATTCTCCGCGTGGGGCAGCCACGCGCGGGCGTACTGCGGACTGGCTCCCGCGTGCAGCATGCCCGACGAGGCGATCACCACGGCGGGGCGCTCCGAGGCCAGGATGCCCTCACGCTCGCGCCGATCCTTAACAAGGTTCACCGTGCCCGTCAGAAAGGGGCGTTGCTTGCTGGTCTTGGTGCGGTTCTGCAGCGCCTCGGGCAGCAGGGGCAGCATGTCTTCGTAGGCCTCGGTGATCCCCCGCGTCAGGCCGTCCAGGTGGATCGGCACGGCGGGCAGCAGCCCGCTGGCCATGGCCGTCTGCAGGATCTGGGTGATCTCCTGCGCGCGGCCCAGCG contains:
- a CDS encoding Nramp family divalent metal transporter, whose protein sequence is MRSVPTPTNLDERLNAEAVAILTNKSKRRGLARLTPFLGPAFIASVAYMDPGNFATNIQGGAQFGYLLLWVILGASLMAMLIQNLSANLGIATGKNLPEMIRERWPRLAWPYWVQAELVAMATDLAEFLGASLAFQLLFGIPLLWGAVLTAIVTFSLLTLQKRGFRPIEIAITGFVFVIAVAYLVQIVLSRPSLSALGGFIPRFEGPDSLYLAVGIIGATVMPHVIYLHSALTQNRIPATTQAEKRQVARMSRTDIFVAMGLAALINLSMLAAAAAAFYTTGNSDVADLTVAYRTLTPLLGGAAAIAFALALLASGLSSSTVGTMAGQVVMQGFVRFSIPVWLRRTITMLPAFAVILMGLDPTSTLILSQVVLSFGIPFALVPLLVFTGRREVMGELTSSRTVQVLGWLIAALIIGLNAYLLIQTFAGG
- a CDS encoding MerR family DNA-binding protein; its protein translation is MTPQPAPLPIGHLATETSERVKTLRYWTDLGLLQHDRKASGHRLYPADSAERVQFIRSAQHVGLTLGEIARILGLRAEGHKPCAEVRDELQGHLRAVRQQLAQLQALEAELAGRLAYAHAHPDPECETAGCVYLNLPAP
- a CDS encoding putative iron-sulfur cluster-binding metallochaperone; its protein translation is MEDPCCVPNAQGQDVTSCPVSGTRGKGVPLITLKALLTPPALARLAPEDAFRFCPDPTCDVVYFSPTQTYRRTDLKVPVFQKEQVPEVPVCYCFAHTRADLSQVAASDTGQALEASIRGHIRAGRCGCEVNNPQGSCCLGNVVTVLRSLGSQEQA
- a CDS encoding MBL fold metallo-hydrolase — its product is MSDLHFLGLGGTDEVGASSYLYRLAEGNLLIDAGARPGSIGDAALPQLGLLAEHPPAAMVLTHAHLDHVGALPVVIRRFPKLPIYCTEATARIATLVLGDTLKVTTLQGQPLFNAGDMKRTLERLRPIPYFTRISDHGFAFTLFPSGHLLGAASVLIESGGRAVFHTGDVSNISTPVVDAAWLPATVTPVDAVVSESTYGDTLLPSRKDQVRAFVTAIGETLRGGGRVLIPSFALGRAQEITQILQTAMASGLLPAVPIHLDGLTRGITEAYEDMLPLLPEALQNRTKTSKQRPFLTGTVNLVKDRREREGILASERPAVVIASSGMLHAGASPQYARAWLPHAENALFVVGYQDAESPGRRLLELQQGGEVMLPAARGEGLEPVSAYSRVERFYLSAHADRGGLLGMIARYAPGKVILTHGEVRARANLAGYLNTKHDVGLPAAGELVPLKDSGRRRGTFMNTAPKRLEAMKERHARTTVRVRYDPETHEVRIALPDTLDGTLFGAGDYTLEVLRGKTSRVKLREHDAEAMEGHRQAEEDRAAEETLTELLG